A window of the Chionomys nivalis chromosome 25, mChiNiv1.1, whole genome shotgun sequence genome harbors these coding sequences:
- the Nxph4 gene encoding neurexophilin-4, translating into MRLLPEWLLLLFGPWLLRKAVSGQIAESGRPQYLELRPAMAGGGARSQQLPAPGSSEGLGTARSWSWAWPSNHTGALAKPGAAGGPPAPRTKRKPSIKAARAKKIFGWGDFYFRVHTLKFSLLVTGKIVDHVNGTFSVYFRHNSSSLGNLSVSIVPPSKRVEFGGVWLPGPASHPLQSTLALEGVLPGLGPPLGMAGQGLGGNLGGALAGPLGGALGVPGAKESRAFNCHVEYEKTNRARKHRPCLYDPSQVCFTEHTQSQAAWLCAKPFKVICIFVSFLSFDYKLVQKVCPDYNFQSEHPYFG; encoded by the coding sequence GCGGTCAGTGGCCAGATCGCGGAATCCGGAAGGCCGCAGTATCTGGAACTGCGACCCGCCATGGCCGGAGGGGGCGCCCGCAGCCAACAGCTCCCGGCGCCCGGGTCTTCCGAGGGCCTGGGCACGGCGCGCTCCTGGAGCTGGGCTTGGCCTTCTAACCACACCGGGGCGCTGGCCAAGCCCGGGGCTGCAGGCGGCCCGCCCGCGCCGCGCACCAAGAGGAAGCCATCCATTAAAGCGGCCCGCGCCAAGAAGATCTTCGGCTGGGGGGACTTTTACTTTCGTGTTCATACCCTCAAGTTCTCGCTGCTGGTGACCGGCAAGATCGTGGACCATGTGAACGGTACCTTCAGTGTGTACTTCCGTCACAACTCGTCCAGCTTGGGTAACCTAAGTGTCAGTATCGTGCCGCCTTCCAAGCGTGTGGAGTTCGGGGGCGTCTggctgcctgggcctgcctccCATCCTCTGCAATCTACGCTGGCACTAGAAGGGGTGCTCCCTGGACTGGGGCCCCCTCTGGGGATGGCGGGGCAGGGGCTGGGCGGCAACCTTGGGGGCGCACTGGCCGGCCCACTCGGAGGCGCGCTGGGAGTGCCGGGGGCCAAAGAGTCGCGCGCTTTTAATTGCCACGTGGAATATGAGAAGACAAACCGCGCTCGCAAGCACCGCCCGTGCCTGTACGACCCGTCGCAGGTGTGCTTCACCGAGCACACGCAGAGCCAGGCCGCCTGGCTCTGTGCCAAGCCCTTCAAAGTCATCTGTATTTTCGTCTCCTTCCTCAGCTTTGACTACAAACTAGTGCAGAAGGTGTGCCCAGACTATAACTTTCAGAGCGAGCACCCCTACTTTGGATAG